The window TCGGTAACATGAACCCCTGGGCAGGAGTCAACGCGACATTCGCTCACCTCCTCCCCCGCAAGGGACACATCTCGATCTTCTCCCAGTCCGGAGCAGTCGGATCGTCCATCATCGATTGGGCGTACTTCAACAAGATCGGAATCGCCAACTTCGTCACGTTCGGAAACAAGGCCGACCTCGACGAGGCGGACATCATCCCCGAGATCTCCGCTGACCCCAACACGAAGGTCATCGGAATGTACTGCGAGGGAATCTCCAACGGACACAGGTTCGTGGAGGCCATCAAGAACATGCCCGTGGAGAAGCCTATCGTCGTCTACAAGTCCGGAAGGACCCAGGCGGGAGCCGCAGCGGCATCCTCTCACACCGGATCGCTGGCAGGGGCCGACGCGGTCAACAACGTCATATTCAAGAAGCTCAACGTCTACAGGGCCAGCAGCCTGGACGACATGTTCGACGTCCTCAACGTCTTTAGCGGATGCAGCGAGATGAAGAAGGGCGGACTCGGAATCATCACGAACGCCGGCGGTCTGGGAGTCATGTCCGCGGATGCGGCGTTCGATGCGAAGAACGTCCACGCGGTCAAGTTCTCCGACGAGACCATCGCGGAGATCAGGAGGAGGCTCCCCACCGTCGCCGGTGTCACCAACCCCATCGACATCCGCGGAGACGCCAAGCCCGAGTACTTCAAAGAGGTCATCGACATCCTTTCACACGACCCCGAGGTCGGCGCACTGGTCATCATGGGATCCCCGCTGGACACAGCGGACCTGGAAGCGGTCGCACAGTCCATCGTCGAGATCAAGGACCAGATCCCCGTCCCCTTCGTCGTCTGCTTCGCAGGCGGTCACAAGTGCGACAGGGCGAACAGCTACCTCAAGGAGGCCGGCATCCCCACATACCCCACACCCGACAGGGCCATCCACGCCCTCGACGTGATGAGGACATACACGATCAACAAGGAGAAGACCCACACCCCTATGGCATACCCCAAGGTCACCGGCGGAGGAAGGGACGCAGCCAAGAAGGTCATCGACAAGGCCAAGGCAGAGGGCAGGGACTCCCTGTCCGAGGCCGAGGGTAAGGAGATCCTCAAGGCATACGGAGTACCCACCCCCGGAGAGGCCACCGTCAACTCGGCGGAGGAAGCGGCCAAGGAGTGTAACAGGATCGGATACCCCGTCGTCATGAAGATCGTCTCCCCCGACATCAAGCACAAGACCGATGTGGGCGGAGTCGTCGTCGGAGTTAAGAACGCCGACGATGCGAAGGCAGCGTACACCAGGATCATGGACAACTGCACCAAGAATGTGCCAGGTGCCAAGATCGACGGTGTCTCCATCCAGCAGATGGTCTCCGGGCAGGAGGTCATCCTCTCGATGATCCGCGACTCGCAGTTCGGACCCGTCGTGTCCTTCGGACTCGGAGGTATCTACGTTGAGATCCTGAGGGAGATCTCCCAGGCCCACGTCCCCATGACGGAGGAGCAGCTGGACGAGATGATCACCTCCACCAAGGCATACAAGCTGATGTCCGGTGCAAGGGGACTCGCCAAGTCCGACATCCCTGCGATGAAGGAAGCGATCAAGAGGATCGCGCTCATCGCAGTGGAGAACCCCGAGATCCACGAGCTGGAGATCAACCCGGTCATCGTGCAGGTCGAGGGCAAGGGCGCCTACGCGGTCGACGCGCTGGTCACCCTCGTCAAGAACTGAAAACCTTTCAGGGGAGGGCGACCTCCCCATTCTTTTCTGGAGTGAGAAGCCACAGACCTAGGATCGACATCCATGGCTTCTCTGAGTCACCGAATGACTCTGACGGCATCACGATGGGTTTATATCCAATCGATCACGATGGTTATATCGCCAATCGTGATGGTCAGCCGAAATCCTCCATGCGGAAGATGGCTGAAAGAGATCTGTGCGCTTGGCACAATATCACCTCCTGCCGAGGCCGGGGTCGATCACCCTGATTGAACCTCTCTGATCCGCTGTTTCGGACCAAGAGGCCCGAACTTCGGCAGGAGAACAACCTCCTGGGACCCTATTTAAGCTGAATCGCTGCATGTAATATGCATCTCAGAACAGCCATGTACGCGACCAACCCCCCTTTTATAATGCGACTCCATTGTTCGGGCGATGACTTCCGAACTCATCTTCGTTGGACTGGGCCTCAGCGGCACCGACGGCATGACCGTCAAGGCGCTCCACGCCCTGAAGGAATGCGACAAGATCTACGCCGAGTTCTACACCTCGCTGCTCATCGGCACCAAGGTGGAGGACCTGGAGGCCGCCATCGGCAAGAAGATCAAGGTCCTCTACAGGGCACAGGTCGAGGAGTGCGACGACATCATCAGGGATGCTCTCGAGATGAGGGTCGGATTCGTGACCGCCGGGGACACCATGTCGGCCACCACCCACGTGGACCTTAGGATCCAGGCTGCGGAAGCAGGGATACCAGTCAGGCTGTTCAACGGCATCACCATCTTCTCCGCATGCCCCACGGTGTTCGGCCTGCAGAACTACAAGTTCGGAAGGACTGTCACATTGCCGTTCATCGAGCAGGGCTACCACCCCAAGTCGCCTTACGACCACATCATGGCGAACAAGAAGATGGGTCTCCACACGATGATTCTCCTGGACATCCATGCCGACGAGATGAGGTACATGACCGCCCATGAGGCGATCGAATGGCTCATGCTCGGGGAGGAGAAGTGGGGTGAGGGACTCATCGACGACAGGACCATCCTGTGCGTCGCATCGAGGGTCGGTTCCCCCGATGAGAAGATCTTCGCCGGCTACCCGCAGGACCTTCTGAAGATGGATCTCGGAGAACCGCTGTTCACGCTCGTTCTTCCCGGGAACCTGCACTTCATGGAGCAGTATGCCCTTGTGAAGTTCGCTGGTGCCCCAGAGGATATCATCGAGGATGAATGACCTATAAGTGGTAAATTATATCCGTTGTTCGATTCTGATACATGCTGGCTGGATGAGTTAGGACAATATATCCAACCGTATTATATATACGGATTGGGATTACTAATCCAATTCACTTAGGTGAACTATATCAATGGTTTAACCAGGCGATATCATGGATAAGAAAATCGGAATTATAGCCGTTGTCGCTGTAGTCATAGTCGTTGCAGCTGGAGCGATTGTTCTGACCAACGGTAAAGATCCTTCAGCCACAATCCTCGTTGAGGATCAGAATGGAGTTTTCTTCTGGACAGAGGGTTCAGGAAAGACCATTGCGGATTGTCTCGAGAAGACATCCGCAGGTGTAAAAGTAACAATGACTGACAGCTCATTCGGCAAGTACATCCAGGCAGTTAACGGACTTGCTGGAACCGAAGACTACACAGGATACTGGTCTGTTTATCAGTACAGCAACGGAGAATGGGTGTCATCAGAACTTGGAGTCTCAAGCCTTGAAACAAAAGATAACCAGTACATTGGACTGTTCTACGTAATCACGGACCCTGAGACATATGCAATTGTTCAGGGCGGTCCTGAGAAAGTAACCGTCCCCTCCATCACCGATGCAAAGGTCTGGGACGGATCAACCGACGGAGTCATCTTTGCACTTCAGGGAGAATCTGGATTGTACTGCTACATCAACAGCACAGTCGGAGAGAACATGTCCGAGAGATTCGACGACGCATGCACCAAATACATGGTATCCCACAGTATGAGCTCCAGGGGAGGAATCTCCACCCTGTTCGGACTCGGAAGCGTCCCTGTTGGAACTCAGGATGATGCCACCATCTACAAGTACTGGATCCAATACGGACTCGAGGACGGAAAGTGGACTTGGATGACCACCGGACTCAAGAACACCGATGCCAACGCATACAAACAGATGGCAATCTTCTACGGTGTCGGTTCCATGTATGGTGGAGAAGACCCCACTGTACCGGCTTACGCTTGAACAACGTTTAAACAAACCTCTTCCAAACCCTTTTATTTGATAAAATGAAAACATCCATGAAAGTTGTTTTGAGCCTTGTTCTGGTCTTCATTGGAATAACTTTAGCGGTAGTTTTCACACCACAAGTGGAGTCGGCGTACGCACAGGGAATCATCCTAGATTTCGGGGATTATGACATTTACTATCTCGGTATTGATGATGAGGATGAGAACGCAATCGATTCCGTCAACAAACTCTGCGACTACTATTCCATGTCGATAACATGGAACGGGAACCAGATCTCAAAGATTTCCAAGGAATATATTGATTATCCAGAATCAGGAAGCACAGCAACCTGGAAACTGTATATCAACGAAAAGGACACTATCGGTTGGAAACTGTTCGATGGATCCGCTGAAAAGCTCCACATCGGTGATTACTCGGCAGTTTGCTGGGGGCTCTGCGAAAAGGATGAGGAACCTACACCTGGCGTAGATGCCATGGGGATCTGCTTCTACGGTTACGGACAAAGCTACCGCATTGTATCACTAGCACCGTCCTGTACCGAGACGATAGCCGCTTCAGGCGCTGGTAATATCATAGTCGGCGCCGATGAATTCAGCAATTATCCGCTCTACATCAAACAAGCAATGGAGTCGGGTGCTATCGTTTCAGTTGGAGGGTACACCAATCCCAGTTACGAAGTGATAGCACAATTGAATCCGGATATTGTTATAGGCGTTGCCGACCAGTCTACACATCGCTCAGTAATAGAAAAGATGAGGGCCCACGGGGTCCACTGTCTAGCCACCTACACGGGTGACAGCATCAAGACAATCATGGACAATACGTACATGATCGGTGCGGCAATGAACTATCAGCTCAAATCCACACAGACCATGCAACAGATCGAGGATGCACTGGAAATACTGGATGCAGAACTATCTTCCGGATTATCGCACAGATCTGATGTTATGATCTCCCTTTCAACCTCCAAATCACCCTGGGTGGCAGGAGGCAATACTTACGCTTCTGATGTAATAAGTCGCGCGTTGTGTAATAATATATACTCATCAGAAACAGGATGGGCGATGGTCAACAGTGAAACTGTTCCCTCGCGCGATCCTGAATATATCATCGTAGTTTCGTCTGATTACGGTAATACAGATGAAGACTACAATAACATGATCTCCTCCCTCTCTGCAGAATGGAGGAATACAACTGCCTTCAAACAAGGTAACATCTTTTTGCTCACCGGAGGGGCCACAGATTTAGCATCTCGTCCTTCCACACGCATAGCACAATTCACAGAACTCATGTGCAGGATGATCCAACCAGAAATCTTCAACGATATCAATCTACCTCATCACATCGGTGACGATTACAAGGATTACCTGACGATAACGAAAGAATTGGGGTTCGACACATGATGAAACAGAACACGGTTCTAAAGACCTCTGCTTTGGTAGCGATCCTCGTGGTAACATCTCTCTTCCTGTTCGTGCCAGAGTTGGATGCAGATGGTGCATACATCCTCATCGACAAAGGAGACGGAGACACCTATTGGTATTCCGGAACCACAGAGACAGTCGCTGATTCATTCAGTACGGCCGCCCAATCCCTGGGATTGGACCTGAACATCGACGGTTCTAAAATAACTGTTGACGGAGTATCTTCGATTACCATCGGAAGCCAAACCGTATCCTGGAGAATCTATCAGTGGGGGGATGGATGGGTCGACGTCACATCTTCTATCGATATGAGCTCCGCGCCCACATCATCCATGGCCATCGGGTTGTATCCCGCGGGCACAACCCCTACCGAGACGCCCGCGTTCATGGACTCATGGACCCAGGTCCGCGGAAACGCCTCAATGACAGGTATACAGAATGCCAATCTGGATTCCGAGAAGACAATGGAGAACGTACTAGCATGGTCAAGAGGGGATAACGACTACATCACCGGTTGCGTACTCGTGGCCCGTGAGCATGTCTATGGATTCTTCAACGGCGGATACATGAACACCCAAAGTACCCCTGCATTGTTCTGCTTCAACAGATTTACGGGAGAGACAGAGTGGATCGTTAACGTTCCTGCAGGAGTCGGATATGAGACCATGTCAGGCTGTATAGTCGGCGATTACTACTATCTCCCGACCAGTTACGGATACATCTACAGGATTCCACTGGATAACCCAGGTGAGGCCTCATACTATGTCCAGATGTCCTCAAGGCTCATGGTAGATGAGGACAAGATGCCTTCAGTGACTTCCGTGAAATATAAGGCAACAGGGGAAGGCACCTACCATGATGCCCCTCTGGAGATTATGGACACTAACGCTTTCGATATACCAGTCAGCATCGGATCTACCTATGACATCCAGATATCGGATAGTAGCAGAACCTACAACGGGACATTAACCGTCAACAACGAAGATGCACTCGGGGTAAAAATAACCGGAAATACCGAAGAAGACAAGAGTCTCATCGGAGACTACTCCTCTCGCATAAGCTATTCGTATTCCGAAGTTACAAAGACATTCATCTCGAAGACCAGATCCCCGAACATGGAAGGGCGCACGATATACAACACTGGGCCCGCTTCCATCACATACTACGGGGGCGCACTGTTCTTCGGCACCAGTTCAGGATACACCTATGCCCTGGATTTGGATCTAAATACCCTGTGGAAGACCGACGTTAGGAGTCAAAACTACTACGATTCTGTCATGATTTGTGATGACAGAGTATTCGTGGGAACTTACAGCGGAAAACTGTACGCATTAGATGTCTCCACTGGAGAGATCAAAGCATCGGTAACAGCAGCCTCCTACCCATCCACCGTCTACGGTGACGGAGGAAGAGTCTGCACGCCTGTGAAAGTGGATGACATTCTATTCTTCTCATCATCCGACGGATTAGGGATGAACAGTACCCAGGGAGGATTCTCTGCATACACATTCAAAAACGATTCGTTCACGAAGATCATGTCCAACACCGACTATGGTCAAGCCTCAACATACATGACAGTAGTGATAAATACTGAATTCAAAGGAGTCTACTTTACCACAGATTACGGTCTGATGAGACTGTCCACCGATATGCAACTCGAGATCATCAATGAGAAGATGACGGGAGTACGTGCATCCCCAGTGCTTGTCAACGGCGATACTCTCCTAATGCAGGATTACGCCTATGCCAAGAACAACGTGGGCGGACAGATGTACAGAGTGACCCTCGATGGTACAATCGAAGGACAATACCAGAGGCCCAGTGAGGTGGATCAGTGGACTATGAGCCCAATCACGGCCATAGGCGAGTACCTGTACGGCGGAACAGATAATGGGTTCTTCATACTGGAAGGGAAAATGCCCGAAGTCAAAGATGATTCGGGCACCGGAGGGATCAATCCTCTATGGATTGCTTTGGCGATAATCGCAGTTATAATCAACATACTGCTCATCATAAGCTTCTTCCTAGCCAAGAAGAGCAACATGTCGACGGGAAAATACATCGAATCAAAATTCTCGAGGATCAGCGGATTCCACAACGACTCCATGTCAAAGACGCAGGCAAACAAACGTCGTCTATTGTTCGTCCTGATACTTGGAATCATAATCATGCTTATCATGTTCATATGCTGTCTGGCATATGGGCCTTCGATGAGCCTCTCGCCCATAGATGCTTTCTCCAATCTGATATCCGCTATACAAAAAGGTGGAGAAGGATTGACTCTGTCCGAACTTGTTGTGTACGAATCGCGTCTACCTCGTGCGATAGCCGCGATTGCCGTAGGACTGGGATTAGCAGTAGCCGGTTGCATATATCAAGCTGTCATCCGTAACCCGATGGTGGACCCGTACATAATGGGTGTTTCATCCGGAGCAGGAACCTTCGCGGTTGCTGCCATAGCGAGCGGATTCACATTCTTTGGACTTCTGGATAACTCTGAATTCATGATTCCTGTCCTCGCGATTGTCGGTGGACTGCTCGCGTTTGGACTCACCATGCTTCTTGCCTCCAAGGCAGGGAACACGGCCACAGGGTATGTGCTTGCAGGAGTTGTTATCGGATTGGCGTTCACATCAATCCAGACGGTCATTTTGACAACATCTGATTCGGAAAAGCTCCACAGTGCGATATCTTGGCTGTACGGAAGCTTCACCAGTGTCGATTGGGGAACCGTTTGGCTGATATTCTTCCCTGCACTGTTCCTATCACTGACTTTCTTGATCTGGGCCAAGGAGCTGAATCTTGTTCTTCTGGGCGACGATAACGCACAACAAATGGGTCTGAATGTCAAAAAATTCGATGCCCTGATGCTCATACTTGCATCGGTCCTGACATCTGTCTGCGTCGCATTTGTGGGAATCATCGGATTTGTAGGACTGGTCGTTCCTCACATCTGCCGTATGATCTTGGGAGGAGATCACAGGCTGGTCCTACCTGCATCAATGGTCCTAGGTGCAGCATTGATGCTGCTTGCGGATCTGTTGGCAAGAATGCTAATGATCCCGTTGGAATTACCAGTCGGTGCCATCACCACTGTCGTCGGAGTACCACTGTTCGCTTATCTACTCATTAAGAGAGGGAGGATGTACAATGGATGAAACACCGCTTCTTGAGGTCAGAAACCTCAACAAAATCTACGACAATGGATACCATGCGGTACGCGACGTATCATACAAGCTACCGTCCGGCAAACTCGTCGGATTAATCGGACCGAACGGGTGCGGTAAATCCACAATGATGAGGTGCATCAACAAAATGCACTCTATCACATCCGGTGATGTTCTGATCGATGGTATATCGGTCCTTGACCAGAATGTCACAGAGATTGCAAAACAAGTCGCCAATGTGCCAGCAGAACTGAAAAACAGCTTTGGACTCACCGTTTATGAAACGGTCATGTTAGGCCGCTACCCGTATCTGAGGAACCTTTGGTGGGAGACCAACGAGGATGAATCGGATGTCATCGATGCCATGAAGAAATTTGGTGTCGACCACCTTCAAGATAGGCAGATTAATATGCTCTCATCAGGAGAGATGCAGAGAGTACTGATTGCCAAGGCATATGTTCAGAACCCCAGATTAATGCTGGTCGATGAACCAACATCACACCTTGACATGAAGTACAAACTGAACGTCATGGAATATTTGCGTGCAATGGTACGTCAGGATATGACGGTTCTTGTCGCGGAACACGATATTTCCCTTATGGCAAGATATTGTGATCTCTGCATCATCATGAAGAAAGGAGAGTTAGTGACGATAGGAGATCCGAAAGAGGTCATCACAGAAGAGTTAGTGCGCGATGTCTACGATGTCGTAGCCAATGTGGGCGTGGACAAAGATGGAGAAATATACGTCCTACCAAAAAGATTCGTAGGAAATTACGAACTATGAGGATAACGGTTTAATCGCCCTATTCAATCCGCTCCATCATGGTCAAGTGCGTACTGGTACCCAAATCGGACGGGGAATCCGTCCGTTCGCGCCTCATGTCAGAGGGTATTCTGGACCTGGGTTCCAAGATACGCAGCGAGGGCGACAGCCTCCTGATACCAATCACATGCGACTCCTTCGAGGACTTCGAGATCGTCGAATCCGAGATGGAGGTGCAGGAGCACAAGGTCCTGGATTACACGGAGATCGCCGATGTACCAGATGAGCTGAGGGACAGCCTCCCCAGTTCTTTCGACATCGTCGGCGATGTCGCCATGATCAAGATCCCCGAAGAACTGTGGGACTACAGGTCCTCTATCGGGGATGCGCTGATTAAGGTCAACAAGAACATCCGTGTGGTGTTCCACGACTACGGTGTGAAGGGCGACTTCAGGATCAGGGACCTGGAGAAGATAGGCGGAGAGGGGACTTCGGAGACGATCCACAAGGAGTTCGGCGTGAGGCTCTACACAGACCCTTCTAAGGTCTACTTCAACCCCAGGCTATCATCCGAGAGGTCGAGGATCGCGAACCTCGTCAAGGACGGGGAGACGGTCATCGACATGTTCGCCGGTGTGGCCCCGTTCGGGACCGTCATCGGCAAGCTGGCACATCCCAAGGTCATCTATTCCATCGACCTCAATCCCGAGGCGGAGCGCTTCGCACGCATCAACGCCGAGAAGAACCACATCGACTGCCTCGTTCCCATGACCGGCGACTCGTCGAAGCTCATCTATGACCTGCCGATGGCGGACAGGGTCATAATGAACCTACCGCAGATCGCGGACAGGTTCCTGGGCTTCGCCATGGACAGGATGAATCATGGCGCCGTCGCCCACATGTACAAGATCATCGAGAGGGCGGAGTTCCCTCGGTTCTGCGATGGCCTTTCGGAAGAGATGGAGAAAAGAGGACACCGCATCGAGATACACAGCTCGCAGCTGAAGACATACTCCCCGACCATGAGCGTGTACTCGATGGATGTCGTGAAACTGTGATCAATCCTTCTTGATCTGCTCCAGGGTGACCCCGGTCTGTCCCTGGTAGTGGCCGCTCCTCTCGGAGTAGTCCTTGAGCGTGACGCTGTTGAGCGTCTCGAACACCATCTGGCAGAACCTCTCGCCGATCGGCAGCTCTATCGGGTCGTCGGTGGCGTTGTATGCCCCGAGCGTCAGTGTTCCCTCGAATCCCGCATCGATCTTCCCGAATGCGCCAATGATGCCCTTCCTGATCCATGTGGTCCTGAGCCAAAGCTGTGCGCAGACGTCCTTGGGCA of the methanogenic archaeon mixed culture ISO4-G1 genome contains:
- a CDS encoding iron ABC transporter permease protein; the encoded protein is MKQNTVLKTSALVAILVVTSLFLFVPELDADGAYILIDKGDGDTYWYSGTTETVADSFSTAAQSLGLDLNIDGSKITVDGVSSITIGSQTVSWRIYQWGDGWVDVTSSIDMSSAPTSSMAIGLYPAGTTPTETPAFMDSWTQVRGNASMTGIQNANLDSEKTMENVLAWSRGDNDYITGCVLVAREHVYGFFNGGYMNTQSTPALFCFNRFTGETEWIVNVPAGVGYETMSGCIVGDYYYLPTSYGYIYRIPLDNPGEASYYVQMSSRLMVDEDKMPSVTSVKYKATGEGTYHDAPLEIMDTNAFDIPVSIGSTYDIQISDSSRTYNGTLTVNNEDALGVKITGNTEEDKSLIGDYSSRISYSYSEVTKTFISKTRSPNMEGRTIYNTGPASITYYGGALFFGTSSGYTYALDLDLNTLWKTDVRSQNYYDSVMICDDRVFVGTYSGKLYALDVSTGEIKASVTAASYPSTVYGDGGRVCTPVKVDDILFFSSSDGLGMNSTQGGFSAYTFKNDSFTKIMSNTDYGQASTYMTVVINTEFKGVYFTTDYGLMRLSTDMQLEIINEKMTGVRASPVLVNGDTLLMQDYAYAKNNVGGQMYRVTLDGTIEGQYQRPSEVDQWTMSPITAIGEYLYGGTDNGFFILEGKMPEVKDDSGTGGINPLWIALAIIAVIINILLIISFFLAKKSNMSTGKYIESKFSRISGFHNDSMSKTQANKRRLLFVLILGIIIMLIMFICCLAYGPSMSLSPIDAFSNLISAIQKGGEGLTLSELVVYESRLPRAIAAIAVGLGLAVAGCIYQAVIRNPMVDPYIMGVSSGAGTFAVAAIASGFTFFGLLDNSEFMIPVLAIVGGLLAFGLTMLLASKAGNTATGYVLAGVVIGLAFTSIQTVILTTSDSEKLHSAISWLYGSFTSVDWGTVWLIFFPALFLSLTFLIWAKELNLVLLGDDNAQQMGLNVKKFDALMLILASVLTSVCVAFVGIIGFVGLVVPHICRMILGGDHRLVLPASMVLGAALMLLADLLARMLMIPLELPVGAITTVVGVPLFAYLLIKRGRMYNG
- a CDS encoding Met-10+ like protein, which produces MVKCVLVPKSDGESVRSRLMSEGILDLGSKIRSEGDSLLIPITCDSFEDFEIVESEMEVQEHKVLDYTEIADVPDELRDSLPSSFDIVGDVAMIKIPEELWDYRSSIGDALIKVNKNIRVVFHDYGVKGDFRIRDLEKIGGEGTSETIHKEFGVRLYTDPSKVYFNPRLSSERSRIANLVKDGETVIDMFAGVAPFGTVIGKLAHPKVIYSIDLNPEAERFARINAEKNHIDCLVPMTGDSSKLIYDLPMADRVIMNLPQIADRFLGFAMDRMNHGAVAHMYKIIERAEFPRFCDGLSEEMEKRGHRIEIHSSQLKTYSPTMSVYSMDVVKL
- a CDS encoding iron ABC transporter ATP-binding protein, which produces MDETPLLEVRNLNKIYDNGYHAVRDVSYKLPSGKLVGLIGPNGCGKSTMMRCINKMHSITSGDVLIDGISVLDQNVTEIAKQVANVPAELKNSFGLTVYETVMLGRYPYLRNLWWETNEDESDVIDAMKKFGVDHLQDRQINMLSSGEMQRVLIAKAYVQNPRLMLVDEPTSHLDMKYKLNVMEYLRAMVRQDMTVLVAEHDISLMARYCDLCIIMKKGELVTIGDPKEVITEELVRDVYDVVANVGVDKDGEIYVLPKRFVGNYEL
- a CDS encoding diphthine synthase; this encodes MTSELIFVGLGLSGTDGMTVKALHALKECDKIYAEFYTSLLIGTKVEDLEAAIGKKIKVLYRAQVEECDDIIRDALEMRVGFVTAGDTMSATTHVDLRIQAAEAGIPVRLFNGITIFSACPTVFGLQNYKFGRTVTLPFIEQGYHPKSPYDHIMANKKMGLHTMILLDIHADEMRYMTAHEAIEWLMLGEEKWGEGLIDDRTILCVASRVGSPDEKIFAGYPQDLLKMDLGEPLFTLVLPGNLHFMEQYALVKFAGAPEDIIEDE
- a CDS encoding acetyl coenzyme A synthetase, giving the protein MKGLLTPRSVAIIGASNDESKLGGMLLKNMINAGFTGNLYPVNPKGGEIQGLKAYTSITEVPEPVDLAVISIKAALVPDEMANLKKNGCHCATILTAGFKEDSPEGKILEQKLVAAAKEADVRFFGPNCFGNMNPWAGVNATFAHLLPRKGHISIFSQSGAVGSSIIDWAYFNKIGIANFVTFGNKADLDEADIIPEISADPNTKVIGMYCEGISNGHRFVEAIKNMPVEKPIVVYKSGRTQAGAAAASSHTGSLAGADAVNNVIFKKLNVYRASSLDDMFDVLNVFSGCSEMKKGGLGIITNAGGLGVMSADAAFDAKNVHAVKFSDETIAEIRRRLPTVAGVTNPIDIRGDAKPEYFKEVIDILSHDPEVGALVIMGSPLDTADLEAVAQSIVEIKDQIPVPFVVCFAGGHKCDRANSYLKEAGIPTYPTPDRAIHALDVMRTYTINKEKTHTPMAYPKVTGGGRDAAKKVIDKAKAEGRDSLSEAEGKEILKAYGVPTPGEATVNSAEEAAKECNRIGYPVVMKIVSPDIKHKTDVGGVVVGVKNADDAKAAYTRIMDNCTKNVPGAKIDGVSIQQMVSGQEVILSMIRDSQFGPVVSFGLGGIYVEILREISQAHVPMTEEQLDEMITSTKAYKLMSGARGLAKSDIPAMKEAIKRIALIAVENPEIHELEINPVIVQVEGKGAYAVDALVTLVKN
- a CDS encoding deoxycytidine triphosphate deaminase Dcd, with translation MAILSDKDIVESMMTGYLGISDYHERGLTPNGYDLRIKEIMVRGDPDLKTEGTVTIPPRTMFYVSTIERVRMPKDVCAQLWLRTTWIRKGIIGAFGKIDAGFEGTLTLGAYNATDDPIELPIGERFCQMVFETLNSVTLKDYSERSGHYQGQTGVTLEQIKKD
- a CDS encoding iron ABC transporter substrate-binding protein, giving the protein MKVVLSLVLVFIGITLAVVFTPQVESAYAQGIILDFGDYDIYYLGIDDEDENAIDSVNKLCDYYSMSITWNGNQISKISKEYIDYPESGSTATWKLYINEKDTIGWKLFDGSAEKLHIGDYSAVCWGLCEKDEEPTPGVDAMGICFYGYGQSYRIVSLAPSCTETIAASGAGNIIVGADEFSNYPLYIKQAMESGAIVSVGGYTNPSYEVIAQLNPDIVIGVADQSTHRSVIEKMRAHGVHCLATYTGDSIKTIMDNTYMIGAAMNYQLKSTQTMQQIEDALEILDAELSSGLSHRSDVMISLSTSKSPWVAGGNTYASDVISRALCNNIYSSETGWAMVNSETVPSRDPEYIIVVSSDYGNTDEDYNNMISSLSAEWRNTTAFKQGNIFLLTGGATDLASRPSTRIAQFTELMCRMIQPEIFNDINLPHHIGDDYKDYLTITKELGFDT